The following are encoded in a window of Streptomyces sp. Go-475 genomic DNA:
- a CDS encoding septum formation initiator family protein — MSSTPELKGRAARLARLFPTGPGQAARTPFVLLVVLLLGGGLIALLVLNSALSEGAFKLDDLQRETKNLTDEEQALQRDIDAYSAPEALQRRARELGMVPGGDPAFLQPDGTVKGVPSPASGVRQTTAHVPLVLAPEAMPNGPAPTPTPGR, encoded by the coding sequence GTGAGCAGCACACCCGAACTGAAGGGGAGGGCGGCGCGTCTCGCCCGCCTCTTCCCGACCGGCCCCGGGCAGGCGGCCCGCACCCCCTTCGTCCTCCTGGTCGTCCTCCTCCTCGGCGGCGGTCTCATCGCCCTGCTGGTGCTGAACTCGGCCCTCAGCGAAGGCGCGTTCAAGCTCGACGACCTCCAGCGCGAGACGAAGAACCTCACCGACGAGGAACAGGCCCTCCAGCGGGACATCGACGCCTACTCCGCGCCCGAGGCCCTCCAGCGCCGCGCCCGCGAACTCGGCATGGTCCCCGGCGGCGACCCCGCCTTCCTCCAGCCCGACGGCACGGTCAAGGGCGTCCCCAGCCCCGCCTCCGGCGTCCGGCAGACCACCGCCCACGTCCCCCTGGTCCTCGCCCCCGAAGCCATGCCCAACGGCCCCGCCCCGACCCCGACCCCCGGCAGGTGA
- the rsmH gene encoding 16S rRNA (cytosine(1402)-N(4))-methyltransferase RsmH has protein sequence MSQSRHVPVMLQRCLDLLAPALEGPDAVVVDCTLGLGGHSEALLERFPGVRLVALDRDKEALRLSGERLAPHGERATLVHAVYDELPEVLSRLGIARVQGVLFDLGVSSMQLDEADRGFAYAQDAPLDMRMDQTTGVSAAEVLNTYPPGELVRILRAYGEEKQAKRIVAAIVREREKEPFSNSARLVELIRDALPQAAKRTGGNPAKRTFQALRIEVNGELAVLERAIPAAVKALDVGGRIAVLSYHSLEDRLVKQVFAAGAATTAPPGLPVVPERYQPRLKLLTRGAELPTEEEIAENRRAAPARLRGAERIREDVE, from the coding sequence TTGAGCCAGAGTCGACACGTCCCGGTGATGCTCCAGCGGTGCCTGGACCTGCTGGCACCCGCCCTGGAAGGGCCGGACGCGGTGGTCGTCGACTGCACCCTCGGGCTCGGCGGCCACAGCGAGGCGCTCCTGGAGCGGTTCCCCGGCGTCCGCCTCGTCGCCCTGGACCGCGACAAGGAGGCGCTGCGCCTGTCCGGCGAGCGCCTCGCGCCCCACGGCGAGCGCGCCACCCTCGTCCACGCCGTCTACGACGAACTCCCCGAGGTGCTGAGCAGGCTCGGCATCGCGCGCGTGCAGGGCGTCCTGTTCGACCTGGGCGTCTCCTCCATGCAGCTCGACGAGGCCGACCGCGGCTTCGCCTACGCCCAGGACGCGCCGCTCGACATGCGCATGGACCAGACGACCGGGGTCAGCGCCGCCGAGGTCCTCAACACCTACCCGCCGGGCGAACTCGTCCGCATCCTCCGGGCGTACGGCGAGGAGAAGCAGGCCAAGCGGATCGTGGCCGCGATCGTCCGGGAGCGGGAGAAGGAGCCGTTCAGCAACAGCGCGCGGCTCGTCGAACTGATCCGGGACGCCCTGCCGCAGGCCGCCAAGCGCACCGGCGGCAACCCGGCCAAGCGCACCTTCCAGGCCCTGCGCATCGAGGTCAACGGCGAACTCGCCGTCCTGGAGCGGGCGATCCCGGCCGCCGTGAAGGCGCTCGACGTGGGCGGGCGGATCGCCGTGCTGTCGTACCACTCGCTGGAGGACCGGCTGGTCAAGCAGGTGTTCGCGGCGGGTGCCGCCACCACCGCGCCGCCCGGGCTGCCCGTCGTGCCCGAGCGCTACCAGCCGCGGCTCAAGCTGCTCACGCGCGGTGCCGAACTCCCCACCGAGGAGGAGATCGCCGAGAACCGGCGGGCGGCGCCGGCGCGGCTGCGCGGGGCCGAGCGCATCAGGGAGGACGTCGAGTGA
- a CDS encoding carbonic anhydrase, translating to MTTSASVPTGPHAATTGGTVTDRLVDANQRYAAAFTDPGMDARPVLHVAVVACMDARLDLHAALGLELGDCHTIRNAGGVVTDDVIRSLTISQRKLGTRSVVLIHHTGCGLESLTEDFRNELEAEVGQRPAWAVECFSDVDQDVRQSMQRVRTSPFLLHTDDVRGFVFDVKTGLLREVDPAA from the coding sequence ATGACGACTTCTGCATCGGTTCCCACTGGCCCTCACGCCGCGACCACCGGCGGCACCGTCACCGACCGGCTCGTGGACGCGAACCAGCGTTACGCGGCGGCCTTCACCGATCCGGGCATGGACGCCCGCCCGGTCCTGCACGTCGCCGTCGTGGCCTGCATGGACGCCCGCCTCGACCTGCACGCGGCGCTCGGTCTGGAGCTCGGCGACTGCCACACCATCCGCAACGCGGGCGGTGTCGTCACGGACGACGTGATCCGGTCCCTCACCATCAGCCAGCGCAAGCTGGGGACGCGCAGTGTCGTGCTCATCCACCACACGGGCTGCGGCCTGGAGAGTCTGACCGAGGACTTCCGCAACGAGCTGGAGGCCGAGGTCGGCCAGCGCCCGGCGTGGGCGGTGGAGTGTTTCTCGGACGTCGACCAGGACGTCCGGCAGTCGATGCAGCGCGTGCGGACCTCGCCGTTCCTGCTGCACACCGACGATGTGCGGGGGTTCGTCTTCGACGTGAAGACCGGCCTGCTGCGAGAGGTCGACCCCGCCGCCTGA
- a CDS encoding MoxR family ATPase, with amino-acid sequence MTTYDDRASLTDLTAVVERVRESVEGVIEGKPEVVRLSLTVLLAEGHLLIEDVPGVGKTMLAKALARSIDCSVRRIQFTPDLLPSDITGVSIWDQQRRDFEFKPGAIFAQVVIGDEINRASPKTQSALLESMEERQVTIDGKTYELPSPFMVVATQNPVEMEGTYPLPEAQRDRFMARVSVGYPSAEAELQMLDVHGGVSPLEDLQPVAHAHEILKLIEAVRGVHVAEPVRRYAVDLVGATRTHPDLRLGASPRATLHLLRAAKATAALSGREYALPDDVQALAVAVLAHRLLPTAQAQLNRRTAEQVVEEILQRTPVPAAPQQQSGFGAVGRTAPVYPSHPPRRL; translated from the coding sequence GTGACGACCTATGACGATCGAGCGAGCCTCACTGATCTGACCGCCGTGGTGGAGCGCGTGCGGGAGTCGGTGGAAGGCGTGATCGAGGGAAAGCCCGAGGTCGTACGGCTCTCGCTGACCGTGCTGCTCGCCGAGGGACATCTGCTGATCGAGGACGTCCCGGGAGTCGGCAAGACGATGCTGGCCAAGGCACTGGCGCGGTCCATCGACTGCTCGGTGCGGCGCATCCAGTTCACGCCCGACCTGCTGCCGTCGGACATCACCGGTGTGTCCATCTGGGACCAGCAGCGCCGTGACTTCGAGTTCAAGCCGGGCGCGATCTTCGCGCAGGTGGTGATCGGCGACGAGATCAACCGCGCCTCGCCCAAGACGCAGTCCGCGCTCCTGGAGTCGATGGAGGAGCGCCAGGTCACCATCGACGGCAAGACCTACGAGCTGCCCAGCCCCTTCATGGTGGTGGCGACGCAGAACCCGGTCGAGATGGAGGGCACCTACCCGCTGCCGGAGGCCCAGCGCGACCGCTTCATGGCCCGGGTCTCGGTCGGCTACCCGAGCGCGGAGGCCGAGCTGCAGATGCTGGACGTGCACGGCGGTGTCTCGCCGCTGGAGGACCTCCAGCCCGTGGCGCACGCGCACGAGATCCTCAAGCTGATCGAGGCGGTGCGCGGCGTGCACGTCGCCGAGCCGGTCCGGCGCTACGCGGTCGACCTGGTCGGCGCCACGCGTACGCACCCCGACCTCAGACTGGGCGCCTCGCCGCGCGCGACGCTGCATCTGCTGCGCGCGGCGAAGGCGACCGCGGCCCTCAGCGGCCGGGAGTACGCGCTGCCGGACGACGTGCAGGCCCTCGCCGTCGCCGTCCTGGCCCACCGCCTGCTGCCCACCGCCCAGGCCCAGCTCAACCGCCGCACGGCCGAGCAGGTCGTCGAGGAGATCCTGCAGCGCACCCCGGTGCCGGCGGCGCCCCAGCAGCAGAGCGGCTTCGGCGCCGTGGGCCGCACCGCTCCGGTCTACCCCTCGCACCCGCCGCGGAGGCTGTGA
- a CDS encoding DUF58 domain-containing protein, producing MTTAGTGHAEADRGEKGGIRTALAGLTTRGRSFLAAGVAAAICSYVLGQSDLLRVGLLLAVLPLVCATVLYRTRYRVAGSRRLSPARVPAGSEARVHLRMDNVSRLPTGLLMLQDRVPYVLGPRPRFVLDRMEAGGRREVSYRVRSDLRGRYPLGPLQLRLTDPFGMCELTRSFSTYDTLTVIPRVEPLAPVRLSGEAKGYGDGRQRSLALAGEDDVIPRGYRYGDDLRRVHWRSTARYGELMVRREEQPQRARCTVLLDTRGIAFQGAGPDSAFEWAVAGAASVLVHMLERGFSVRLLTDTGNAVPGEGGDGFAGAHQESADAAGLMMDTLAVIDHSDGAGLSRAYDVLRGGNEGLLVAFLGDLDEEQTAVLGRMRQRSPGAVAFVLDSDTWMREPSDVPGPLDGSGERLRMLREAGWTALGVPRDASLDELWRQADRERRGMAAASGGEGP from the coding sequence ATGACCACCGCGGGGACGGGGCACGCGGAGGCCGACCGGGGCGAGAAGGGCGGCATCCGCACCGCCCTGGCCGGTCTGACCACCCGCGGACGCTCCTTCCTGGCCGCCGGTGTCGCGGCCGCCATCTGCAGTTACGTGCTCGGGCAGAGCGACCTGCTGCGCGTCGGCCTGCTCCTGGCGGTGCTGCCGCTGGTGTGCGCGACGGTGCTGTACCGCACGCGCTACCGGGTCGCCGGCAGCCGCCGGCTCTCCCCCGCGCGCGTGCCCGCCGGCAGCGAGGCCCGGGTCCACCTGCGGATGGACAACGTCTCGCGGCTGCCCACGGGTCTGCTGATGCTCCAGGACCGGGTGCCGTACGTGCTCGGCCCCCGGCCCCGCTTCGTGCTCGACCGGATGGAGGCGGGCGGCCGGCGCGAGGTGTCCTACCGGGTCCGTTCCGACCTGCGCGGCCGCTACCCGCTGGGCCCGCTCCAGCTGCGCCTGACCGACCCGTTCGGCATGTGCGAACTGACCCGGTCCTTCTCCACGTACGACACCCTGACGGTGATCCCGCGCGTGGAACCGCTGGCCCCGGTGCGCCTGAGCGGCGAGGCGAAGGGGTACGGCGACGGGCGGCAGCGCTCGCTCGCCCTGGCCGGGGAGGACGACGTCATCCCGCGCGGTTACCGCTACGGCGACGACCTGCGCCGCGTGCACTGGCGCTCCACGGCCCGCTACGGCGAGCTGATGGTGCGCCGCGAGGAGCAGCCGCAGCGCGCCCGCTGCACGGTCCTGCTCGACACCCGGGGCATCGCCTTCCAGGGCGCGGGCCCGGACTCGGCCTTCGAGTGGGCCGTGGCCGGCGCCGCCTCCGTGCTGGTGCACATGCTCGAACGCGGCTTCTCGGTACGGCTGCTGACGGACACCGGCAACGCGGTGCCCGGCGAGGGCGGTGACGGCTTCGCGGGCGCGCACCAGGAGTCGGCCGACGCGGCCGGGCTCATGATGGACACCCTCGCGGTGATCGACCACTCCGACGGCGCGGGGCTGTCCCGGGCCTACGACGTGCTGCGCGGCGGGAACGAGGGGCTGCTGGTGGCCTTCCTCGGCGACCTGGACGAGGAGCAGACGGCGGTGCTGGGCAGGATGCGGCAGCGCAGCCCGGGCGCGGTCGCCTTCGTGCTGGACAGCGACACCTGGATGCGGGAACCGAGCGACGTGCCCGGTCCGTTGGACGGGAGCGGGGAGCGGCTGCGCATGCTGCGCGAGGCGGGCTGGACGGCCCTCGGCGTGCCGCGGGACGCCTCGCTGGACGAGCTGTGGCGGCAGGCCGACCGGGAGCGCAGGGGCATGGCCGCCGCGAGCGGCGGGGAGGGGCCGTGA
- a CDS encoding DUF3040 domain-containing protein yields the protein MPLSEHEQRMLEQMERALYAEDPKFASALEGSGLRTYTRRRVYQAVAGFLVGIALLMAGMVAKQVWLSVVGFLVMLGCAVLAVTGWRKAPKPGEQAAGAAGGPQARRQGRQRRSMMDRIEQRWQKRRDEQGGH from the coding sequence GTGCCGCTCTCGGAGCACGAGCAGCGCATGCTCGAGCAGATGGAGCGAGCGCTGTACGCCGAAGATCCCAAGTTCGCGTCGGCGCTCGAGGGAAGCGGGCTGCGTACGTACACCCGGCGGCGGGTCTACCAGGCGGTCGCGGGCTTCCTCGTAGGTATTGCGCTCCTCATGGCCGGTATGGTCGCCAAGCAGGTCTGGCTCAGCGTCGTGGGCTTCCTCGTCATGCTGGGCTGTGCGGTGCTCGCCGTGACCGGCTGGCGCAAGGCCCCCAAGCCGGGCGAACAGGCCGCCGGTGCCGCCGGAGGGCCGCAGGCCCGCCGTCAGGGCAGGCAACGCCGCTCCATGATGGACCGCATCGAGCAGCGCTGGCAGAAGCGCCGCGACGAGCAGGGCGGCCACTAG
- a CDS encoding methyltransferase, producing MSDPMRPRASLRTAVVWEVLQDALDRRVKATGRESLDVLDTGGGSGNFAVPVARLGHRVTVVDPSPNALFALERRAAEAGVADRVKGVQGDAHGLFDVAERGGYDAVLCHGVLEYVDDPAEGVRNAVAALRPEGVLSLLAAGLGGAVLARALAGHFKEARQALDDPNGRWGTGDPVPRRFTAEQLTALVEAAGLRIGAVHGVRVFADLVPGVLVDTEPGALEALLKLEEAAAELPAFHSVATQLHVLGETHGAVETDEARGAAGA from the coding sequence GTGTCGGACCCGATGCGCCCCCGCGCCTCACTCCGTACCGCCGTGGTCTGGGAAGTCCTCCAGGACGCCCTCGACCGCCGGGTCAAGGCCACGGGTCGGGAGTCGCTGGACGTCCTCGACACCGGGGGCGGCAGCGGCAACTTCGCGGTGCCCGTCGCCCGCCTCGGCCACCGGGTCACCGTCGTCGACCCCAGCCCGAACGCGCTGTTCGCCCTGGAGCGCCGCGCCGCCGAGGCCGGCGTCGCCGACCGGGTCAAGGGCGTGCAGGGCGATGCCCACGGCCTCTTCGACGTCGCCGAGCGCGGTGGCTACGACGCGGTGCTGTGCCACGGCGTCCTGGAGTACGTGGACGACCCGGCCGAGGGCGTCCGCAACGCGGTGGCCGCCCTGCGCCCCGAGGGCGTCCTCAGCCTGCTCGCCGCCGGACTCGGCGGTGCCGTGCTGGCCCGCGCCCTCGCCGGCCACTTCAAGGAGGCCCGGCAGGCGCTCGACGACCCGAACGGACGATGGGGCACGGGTGACCCCGTGCCGCGCCGCTTCACCGCCGAGCAGCTCACGGCGCTGGTCGAGGCCGCGGGCCTGCGGATCGGCGCCGTGCACGGCGTGCGGGTCTTCGCCGACCTCGTGCCCGGCGTCCTCGTCGACACCGAGCCCGGAGCTTTGGAAGCGCTGCTGAAGCTGGAGGAGGCCGCGGCCGAGCTGCCGGCCTTCCACTCGGTGGCCACGCAGCTTCATGTGCTCGGTGAGACCCATGGGGCGGTTGAGACCGATGAGGCCCGTGGGGCCGCCGGGGCCTGA
- a CDS encoding SAV_6107 family HEPN domain-containing protein has protein sequence MASYHAAAARRRRATGPAPSLTGPASDVHPVLRRATAPPAALDLLAQARAGLDEARALETPNERYATAHLAALRTAAAVLAARGRPETSPRARAKIRSAWEVLPEIAPELTEWSALFASGARRRARAEAGIQGAATGRDADDLIRDVAMFLRLVERMLVLQPVLPQPRPDQERPEDPGPGRDMPDAG, from the coding sequence ATGGCCAGCTACCACGCAGCAGCCGCCCGCCGGCGCCGCGCCACCGGCCCTGCCCCCTCACTGACCGGCCCGGCGAGCGACGTGCACCCCGTGCTGCGCCGGGCCACGGCCCCGCCCGCCGCCCTCGACCTGCTCGCCCAGGCCCGCGCCGGACTGGACGAGGCCCGCGCCCTGGAAACCCCGAACGAGCGCTACGCCACCGCCCACCTCGCCGCCCTGCGCACGGCCGCCGCCGTGCTCGCCGCCCGGGGGCGGCCGGAGACCTCGCCCCGGGCCCGGGCCAAGATCCGCAGCGCCTGGGAAGTGCTCCCCGAGATCGCGCCCGAACTGACCGAGTGGAGCGCGCTGTTCGCCTCCGGCGCCCGGCGCCGCGCCCGCGCGGAGGCGGGCATCCAGGGCGCGGCCACCGGCCGGGACGCCGACGACCTCATACGGGACGTGGCGATGTTCCTCCGGCTCGTCGAGCGCATGCTCGTCCTCCAGCCGGTCCTCCCGCAGCCGCGCCCCGACCAGGAGCGGCCGGAGGATCCCGGCCCGGGGAGGGACATGCCGGACGCGGGTTGA
- a CDS encoding ATP-binding cassette domain-containing protein: MGEGTAGVRIAAEGLGIKGPRGWAVRGISVDAEPGSLIAVEGPSGSGRTCLLLALTGRMKVTEGTAVVGDARLPKQLSAVRRVSALAHVPGVTDLDPALTVGEHLRERALLQRRFGDSLRGLLRPRSERAAEAGQRTDAALAAAGLDLEALPKGPRTAVRDLERLEALRLSVALALVGRPRLLGVDDTDLKLSDDERAEAWALLRSMADTGTTVLAVCSEAPEGALRVSTHDNPDQGEEKADALAETGRA; the protein is encoded by the coding sequence GTGGGGGAAGGGACCGCAGGGGTGCGGATCGCCGCCGAAGGCCTGGGGATCAAGGGGCCGAGGGGGTGGGCGGTCCGCGGGATCTCCGTCGACGCCGAGCCGGGGTCGCTCATCGCGGTCGAGGGGCCGTCCGGGTCCGGCCGGACGTGCCTGCTGCTCGCGCTGACGGGGCGGATGAAGGTCACGGAGGGCACGGCGGTGGTGGGCGACGCCCGGCTGCCCAAGCAGCTGTCGGCGGTGCGCCGGGTCAGTGCCCTGGCGCACGTTCCGGGGGTCACCGACCTCGATCCGGCCCTGACCGTCGGGGAGCACCTGCGGGAACGGGCGCTGCTCCAGCGGCGCTTCGGTGACTCCCTGCGCGGGCTGCTGCGGCCCCGGAGCGAGCGGGCGGCCGAGGCCGGACAGCGCACCGACGCGGCCCTCGCCGCCGCCGGTCTCGACCTGGAGGCGCTGCCCAAGGGTCCTCGTACCGCCGTCCGCGATCTGGAGCGCCTGGAGGCCTTGCGCCTGTCGGTCGCCCTGGCCCTCGTCGGCCGGCCCCGGCTGCTGGGCGTCGACGACACGGACCTCAAGCTCTCGGACGACGAGCGGGCGGAGGCCTGGGCCCTCCTCAGGTCCATGGCCGACACCGGCACGACCGTCCTGGCGGTGTGCAGCGAGGCCCCGGAGGGCGCCCTCCGGGTGTCCACCCACGACAACCCCGACCAGGGAGAGGAGAAGGCCGATGCGCTCGCCGAGACTGGCCGCGCTTGA
- a CDS encoding YhgE/Pip domain-containing protein — MRSPRLAALELRRFGRGKLPRAALVALLVLPLLYGALYLWSFWDPYGRLDRIPVALVNGDKGATADGKRITAGDDITKGLRDSKTFDWQEVSAAEARRGVEDGTYYLSLTMPADFSERIASSSGNSPETGALQVRTNDANNYIVGQISRTVFGEVRQAASTKTSRSFLDRIFVSFSDIHGRTVKAAKGADQLKGGIGKAEKGSKDLADGLADAKGGSGKLAKGLKKLHTGAGDLEDGSKRVADGTQALADKVNRTAGKVGPFLKDNEKTIGDTARLVADSSGVIRKHLDTLVKTAPTAAKGARAASGTLSDVYARRCADPVLPDAACADLKKAKDAAADVTLIADDLNTLIADQDGDLAKLDKNLATLQKQSQALADRAPHLSEDLDDAVKKINKLNDGAAEVAAGARKLHQGIGTAKTGAVGLDKGVGELKTGADDLNGGIYKLVGGSGKLAGGLHDGAEKIPDYDEQDRDRRTEVMADPVRLASQDLHKAPNYGTGFAPYFIPLSLWVGAMVAYMLIAPMNRRALAAGASAWRIALAGWLPVVAIGVLQTTALMSVLHWAIGLEMARAAGTVGFLFLVTACFAAIVQWLNARFGAAGRILVLALLMLQLTSAGGTYPVQTSPGFFNALHPFLPMSYVVEALRRLITGGGLEPVWHACVVLTAFTAGALALTAVAARRRQVWTLDRLHPELSL; from the coding sequence ATGCGCTCGCCGAGACTGGCCGCGCTTGAGCTCCGCCGCTTCGGCCGGGGGAAGCTGCCGCGCGCCGCGCTGGTCGCGCTGCTGGTGCTGCCGCTGCTGTACGGCGCGCTGTACCTGTGGTCGTTCTGGGACCCGTACGGCCGGCTGGACCGGATCCCCGTGGCGCTCGTGAACGGCGACAAGGGAGCCACCGCCGACGGGAAGAGGATCACGGCGGGCGACGACATCACCAAAGGCCTGCGCGACAGCAAGACCTTCGACTGGCAGGAAGTGAGCGCCGCCGAGGCCCGCAGGGGCGTCGAGGACGGCACGTACTACCTGTCCCTCACCATGCCCGCCGACTTCAGCGAGCGGATCGCCTCCAGTTCCGGGAACTCCCCGGAGACCGGCGCCCTCCAGGTGCGCACCAACGACGCGAACAACTACATCGTCGGCCAGATCTCCCGGACGGTGTTCGGCGAGGTGCGGCAGGCCGCGTCCACGAAGACCTCGCGGTCCTTCCTGGACCGGATCTTCGTCTCGTTCTCCGACATCCACGGCCGGACGGTGAAGGCGGCGAAGGGCGCCGACCAGCTCAAGGGCGGCATCGGCAAGGCCGAGAAGGGCTCCAAGGACCTTGCTGACGGCCTGGCGGACGCCAAGGGCGGCAGCGGGAAGCTGGCCAAGGGCCTGAAGAAGCTCCACACGGGCGCGGGCGACCTGGAGGACGGCTCGAAGCGGGTCGCCGACGGCACGCAGGCGCTCGCCGACAAGGTCAACCGGACCGCCGGGAAGGTGGGCCCGTTCCTCAAGGACAACGAGAAGACCATCGGTGACACGGCCCGGCTCGTCGCCGACTCCTCCGGCGTGATCCGCAAGCACCTGGACACCCTGGTGAAGACGGCCCCGACCGCCGCCAAGGGCGCCCGCGCCGCGTCCGGCACGCTGAGCGACGTCTACGCCAGGCGCTGCGCGGACCCCGTCCTGCCCGACGCCGCCTGCGCCGACCTGAAGAAGGCCAAGGACGCGGCCGCCGACGTCACCCTCATCGCGGACGACCTCAACACGCTGATCGCGGACCAGGACGGCGACCTGGCGAAGCTCGACAAGAACCTCGCCACCCTGCAGAAGCAGTCCCAGGCCCTCGCCGACCGCGCGCCGCACCTCTCCGAGGACCTCGACGACGCCGTCAAGAAGATCAACAAGCTGAACGACGGGGCGGCCGAGGTCGCCGCCGGGGCGAGGAAACTGCACCAGGGCATCGGCACGGCCAAGACGGGCGCCGTCGGCCTGGACAAGGGCGTCGGCGAGCTGAAGACGGGCGCCGACGACCTCAACGGCGGCATCTACAAGCTCGTCGGCGGCTCCGGGAAGCTCGCCGGCGGCCTGCACGACGGGGCGGAGAAGATCCCCGACTACGACGAGCAGGACCGCGACCGGCGCACGGAGGTCATGGCCGACCCGGTGCGGCTCGCCTCCCAGGACCTGCACAAGGCCCCCAACTACGGCACCGGCTTCGCGCCGTACTTCATCCCGCTGTCCCTGTGGGTGGGCGCGATGGTGGCGTACATGCTGATCGCCCCGATGAACCGGCGCGCGCTCGCCGCGGGCGCCTCCGCCTGGCGGATCGCGCTGGCGGGCTGGCTGCCGGTGGTGGCGATCGGAGTGCTGCAGACGACGGCGCTGATGTCGGTGCTGCACTGGGCGATCGGCCTGGAGATGGCCCGGGCCGCCGGGACGGTCGGCTTCCTGTTCCTGGTGACGGCGTGCTTCGCGGCGATCGTGCAGTGGCTGAACGCGCGCTTCGGGGCGGCGGGCCGGATCCTCGTCCTCGCGCTGCTGATGCTCCAGCTGACCTCGGCGGGCGGCACGTACCCCGTGCAGACCAGCCCCGGCTTCTTCAACGCCCTGCATCCCTTCCTGCCGATGAGCTACGTCGTGGAGGCGCTGCGCAGGCTCATCACGGGCGGTGGTCTCGAACCGGTGTGGCACGCGTGCGTGGTGCTGACGGCGTTCACCGCCGGTGCCCTCGCGCTGACCGCCGTGGCGGCCCGCCGGCGCCAGGTGTGGACGCTGGACCGGCTGCATCCGGAGCTGAGCCTGTGA
- a CDS encoding TetR/AcrR family transcriptional regulator, with product MESSSAASGGSTRREATRQKLYEAAVTLIAEQGFSATTVDEIAERAGVAKGTVYYNFASKSVLFEELLRHGVGLLTASLREAAERTAREGGGKVDALDAMIRAGLVFIDRYPAFTQLYVAELWRTNRAWQSTLMVVRQQAVAVVEGVLRDGVAGGEFSAEIDVSLTASALVGMVLVAALDWKSFQPERSLDDVHAALSRLLQGRVSGCR from the coding sequence ATGGAAAGCAGCAGTGCCGCGTCGGGCGGCAGCACGCGCCGCGAGGCCACCCGGCAGAAGCTCTATGAGGCGGCCGTCACGCTCATCGCCGAGCAGGGGTTCTCCGCCACGACCGTGGACGAGATCGCCGAGCGTGCCGGAGTCGCGAAGGGCACGGTCTACTACAACTTCGCGAGCAAGTCCGTCCTCTTCGAGGAACTGCTGCGGCACGGGGTGGGGCTCCTCACGGCCTCCCTCCGGGAAGCGGCCGAGCGGACCGCCCGGGAGGGCGGCGGCAAGGTCGACGCCCTGGACGCGATGATCCGCGCCGGGCTGGTCTTCATCGACCGCTACCCGGCCTTCACCCAGCTGTACGTGGCCGAGCTGTGGCGCACCAACCGGGCCTGGCAGTCCACGCTGATGGTGGTCCGGCAGCAGGCCGTGGCGGTCGTGGAGGGCGTGCTGCGCGACGGCGTGGCGGGCGGTGAGTTCAGCGCGGAGATCGATGTCTCGCTGACGGCGTCCGCGCTGGTCGGCATGGTCCTGGTGGCCGCGCTCGACTGGAAGTCCTTCCAGCCGGAGCGCTCCCTGGACGACGTCCACGCGGCGCTGTCCCGCCTGCTCCAGGGACGGGTGAGCGGCTGCCGCTGA